A region from the Streptomyces sp. 3214.6 genome encodes:
- the chvE gene encoding multiple monosaccharide ABC transporter substrate-binding protein, giving the protein MRNRRAALATIAGAASLALTLSACGESTTGSSKKAGGTIGIAMPTEASERWLTDGKSVVNDLKAEGYQAKLLYGEDDPKTQVSQIAGLIKEGVDALIIAAIDNRSLNGVLQQAAAAKIPVISYDRLILGTPNVDYYVSFDNEQVGRFQARYIIDKLGLEKGKGPFNIELFAGSPDDNNTKYFFDGAMHLLQPYLDNKQLVIRSGQTALKQTTTLRWDGPTAKKRMEGILSASYGTKTVDAVLSPYDGISIGVLKALKEDGYGSGNKPLPVITGQDAELASVKSIIAGEQSQTVYKDLRLLAGVAAEMADDILTGKTPKINNRRAYNNGVKTVPSYLLQPTTVDKSNYEYVLVAGGYYTDAELKS; this is encoded by the coding sequence ATGCGCAACCGTAGAGCCGCGCTCGCCACGATCGCCGGAGCCGCCTCTCTGGCCCTCACCCTGTCCGCGTGCGGCGAGAGCACCACGGGCAGCTCCAAGAAGGCCGGCGGCACCATCGGCATCGCCATGCCGACCGAGGCCTCCGAGCGCTGGCTCACCGACGGAAAGAGCGTGGTCAACGACCTGAAGGCCGAGGGATACCAGGCCAAGCTGCTCTACGGCGAGGACGACCCGAAGACCCAGGTCTCCCAGATCGCGGGCCTGATCAAGGAGGGCGTCGACGCACTGATCATCGCGGCCATCGACAACAGGTCGCTGAACGGCGTGCTCCAGCAGGCCGCCGCCGCCAAGATCCCGGTGATCTCCTACGACCGGCTCATCCTCGGCACCCCGAACGTCGACTACTACGTCTCCTTCGACAACGAGCAGGTCGGCCGGTTCCAGGCCCGTTACATCATCGACAAGCTCGGCCTGGAGAAGGGCAAGGGCCCGTTCAACATAGAACTGTTCGCCGGGTCCCCCGACGACAACAACACCAAGTACTTCTTCGACGGCGCGATGCACCTCCTCCAGCCGTACCTGGACAACAAGCAGTTGGTCATCCGGTCCGGCCAGACCGCGCTCAAGCAGACCACCACCCTGCGCTGGGACGGCCCCACCGCGAAGAAGCGCATGGAGGGCATCCTCTCCGCGTCGTACGGCACCAAGACGGTCGACGCGGTCCTGTCGCCGTACGACGGCATCTCCATCGGCGTCCTGAAGGCGCTGAAGGAGGACGGCTACGGCTCCGGAAACAAGCCCCTGCCGGTCATCACCGGTCAGGACGCCGAACTGGCCTCGGTGAAGTCGATCATCGCGGGCGAGCAGTCGCAGACCGTCTACAAGGACCTCCGCCTGCTCGCCGGGGTCGCCGCGGAGATGGCCGACGACATCCTCACCGGCAAGACGCCGAAGATAAACAACAGGCGGGCCTACAACAACGGCGTCAAGACCGTGCCGTCCTACCTGCTCCAGCCGACGACCGTCGACAAGAGCAACTACGAGTACGTCCTGGTCGCGGGCGGCTACTACACCGACGCCGAACTCAAGTCCTGA
- a CDS encoding DUF6215 domain-containing protein, which translates to MVEEVAAPEKGPNAWAQAIAALVVVGALGGGLFVIQKNDAKAADKPATCTADDEDKKADQAARAAHRVSGTQLCTALNRADLPTLLGTPREHARSAYGSDSSIETGGSETPTPEGTVQLDTYTVQLSRSYDDFPVGGMEDLLSEAEKKPILGHPAVLYSGRTIAIQFNLGGGKSDTAPGGIARTLVVAPDSKDGGGSYELAIWRQDSVRPDDAALLRVAQKVLPAIPGWTAAG; encoded by the coding sequence ATGGTCGAGGAAGTTGCCGCGCCCGAGAAGGGCCCGAACGCATGGGCTCAGGCCATCGCGGCGCTGGTCGTGGTCGGGGCGCTCGGGGGCGGGCTGTTCGTGATCCAGAAGAACGACGCGAAGGCCGCCGACAAGCCGGCGACCTGCACCGCCGACGACGAGGACAAGAAGGCCGACCAGGCCGCGAGGGCGGCGCACCGCGTCTCCGGGACCCAGCTGTGCACGGCGCTGAACCGCGCGGACCTGCCGACGCTCCTCGGCACTCCGCGGGAGCACGCGCGCAGCGCCTACGGCAGTGACAGCTCGATCGAGACGGGCGGCTCGGAGACCCCGACTCCCGAGGGGACCGTCCAGCTGGACACCTACACCGTGCAGCTCTCACGGTCCTACGACGACTTCCCGGTCGGCGGGATGGAGGACCTGCTGAGCGAGGCGGAGAAGAAGCCGATCCTGGGCCACCCCGCGGTGCTCTACTCGGGCCGGACGATCGCCATCCAGTTCAACCTCGGCGGCGGCAAGTCCGACACCGCGCCCGGCGGCATCGCCCGCACCCTGGTCGTCGCCCCGGACAGCAAGGACGGCGGCGGCTCCTACGAACTCGCCATCTGGCGTCAGGACAGCGTCCGTCCGGACGACGCGGCGCTGCTGCGCGTCGCGCAGAAGGTACTGCCCGCGATCCCGGGCTGGACGGCAGCGGGCTGA
- a CDS encoding MFS transporter: MSETRSPRRWWILVVLCLSTLVLTIDSMALTVAVPSMTEDLGASAQDTQWILDSYILVFAGLLLTSGSLGDRFGRRKVMLTGLLLFGAASLAATICTNPGEVIAVRTAMGVGGALIMPSTLSILITVFDEEERGRAMAAWGSVSMLGLVGSPVLGGVLIDHFSWHSIFFINVPVVVLAVVAAVVLMPESKAPWQKPDPLGAVLSAVGMTALVWWIIELPQHGAFGGRSTVSLVVAVVGLAGFVIWENVSSAPMVPLVLFKHRNFSGGSLSLALVQIGNGGLLLVLTQYLQFVLGYSPVKAGLAFLPLAVAALIGNGMGAKFAAQYGNRYVILSGMLVMVACFALLTTVDADSGFTVPAIALGLLGLGAGLAMPAAVGALMGTIPADKAGVGSALNDTIQQAGTALGIAILGSLLTSGYAAEMPADAPAAARQSIGGALAVAGGDQGLVRAAREAFTASMTTTFTVSAIGVLAAAVLATLVMRDRKPEQPTASLDTSVEEQELVA, translated from the coding sequence ATGTCGGAAACCCGCAGCCCACGCCGTTGGTGGATCCTCGTCGTGCTGTGCCTGAGCACGCTGGTCCTGACGATCGACAGCATGGCGCTGACCGTCGCGGTGCCCTCGATGACGGAGGACCTCGGCGCGAGCGCCCAGGACACGCAGTGGATCCTCGACTCCTACATCCTGGTCTTCGCCGGTCTGCTGCTGACCTCCGGAAGCCTCGGCGACCGCTTCGGCCGCCGGAAGGTGATGCTGACAGGCCTGCTGCTCTTCGGGGCGGCCTCACTGGCCGCGACGATCTGCACGAACCCCGGTGAGGTGATCGCCGTCCGCACCGCGATGGGCGTCGGCGGGGCGCTGATCATGCCGTCCACCCTGTCGATCCTCATCACCGTCTTCGACGAGGAGGAGCGCGGCAGGGCCATGGCGGCCTGGGGGTCGGTGTCGATGCTGGGCCTGGTCGGCAGCCCCGTGCTCGGCGGTGTCCTGATCGACCACTTCTCCTGGCACTCGATCTTCTTCATCAACGTTCCGGTCGTCGTGCTGGCCGTCGTCGCCGCCGTGGTCCTGATGCCGGAGTCGAAGGCGCCCTGGCAGAAGCCCGACCCGCTGGGCGCGGTGCTCTCCGCGGTCGGCATGACCGCCCTGGTGTGGTGGATCATCGAGCTCCCGCAGCACGGCGCCTTCGGCGGCCGCTCCACCGTCAGCCTCGTGGTCGCCGTCGTCGGTCTGGCCGGCTTCGTGATCTGGGAGAACGTCAGCTCCGCCCCGATGGTCCCGCTGGTCCTCTTCAAGCACCGCAACTTCAGCGGCGGTTCGCTCTCGCTGGCCCTGGTGCAGATCGGCAACGGCGGTCTGCTGCTGGTCCTCACCCAGTACCTGCAGTTCGTCCTCGGCTACTCCCCCGTCAAGGCGGGCCTGGCCTTCCTGCCCCTGGCCGTCGCCGCGCTGATCGGCAACGGCATGGGCGCCAAGTTCGCCGCACAGTACGGCAACCGCTACGTGATCCTGTCCGGCATGCTCGTGATGGTCGCCTGCTTCGCCCTGCTGACGACGGTCGACGCCGACTCCGGCTTCACCGTCCCGGCGATCGCCCTCGGGCTGCTCGGCCTCGGCGCGGGTCTGGCGATGCCGGCCGCGGTGGGCGCGCTGATGGGCACCATCCCCGCGGACAAGGCGGGCGTCGGCTCGGCCCTGAACGACACGATCCAGCAGGCCGGCACGGCTCTGGGCATCGCGATCCTCGGCTCCCTCCTCACCAGCGGCTACGCCGCCGAGATGCCGGCCGACGCCCCCGCGGCGGCCCGGCAGTCCATCGGCGGGGCGCTGGCGGTGGCCGGCGGGGACCAGGGCCTGGTCCGGGCGGCCCGGGAGGCGTTCACCGCCTCGATGACGACGACCTTCACGGTCAGCGCGATCGGTGTGCTGGCGGCGGCGGTCCTGGCCACCCTGGTGATGCGGGACCGCAAGCCGGAACAGCCGACGGCCTCGCTCGACACGTCGGTGGAGGAGCAGGAGCTGGTCGCCTGA
- a CDS encoding TetR/AcrR family transcriptional regulator: MAAKTKNPQPVPSVWTRQKREPDQPALSQDAIVREAVTMLDADGIEALSMRKLGARLNAGATSLYRHVATKDELMELAVDEVAAEIHVPPADGPDWRAAVTEAAASFRATALRHPWLSSVLGQAGLAYLGPNLMAFSESLAALFTAAGFEEPGRAIEPLLSYVIGISTTEAAWLTTVARSGESEADFIARLMPAAQQAAAPYEHLADEYAVSAAEATDPVALREDKFTYGLEVVLDGLALRLPRDAS, from the coding sequence GTGGCCGCCAAGACGAAGAACCCGCAGCCTGTCCCGTCCGTCTGGACCCGGCAGAAGCGCGAGCCCGACCAGCCCGCGCTCAGCCAGGACGCGATCGTCCGCGAGGCGGTCACGATGCTGGACGCCGACGGCATCGAGGCGCTGAGCATGCGCAAGCTGGGCGCGCGCCTGAACGCCGGCGCGACCTCCCTCTACCGGCACGTCGCCACCAAGGACGAGCTGATGGAGCTGGCCGTGGACGAGGTCGCCGCCGAGATCCACGTCCCGCCCGCCGACGGCCCCGACTGGCGCGCCGCCGTCACGGAGGCCGCGGCCTCCTTCCGTGCGACGGCGCTACGGCACCCCTGGCTGTCCTCGGTCCTCGGCCAGGCCGGCCTCGCCTACCTGGGCCCCAACCTGATGGCCTTCTCCGAGAGTCTGGCCGCCCTGTTCACCGCCGCCGGCTTCGAGGAGCCGGGCCGCGCGATCGAGCCGCTGCTCAGCTATGTCATCGGCATCAGCACCACCGAGGCGGCCTGGCTCACCACGGTCGCCCGCTCCGGCGAGAGCGAGGCCGACTTCATCGCCCGTCTGATGCCCGCCGCCCAGCAGGCCGCCGCCCCCTACGAGCACCTCGCCGACGAGTACGCCGTGAGCGCCGCCGAGGCGACCGACCCGGTGGCGCTGCGCGAGGACAAGTTCACCTACGGCCTGGAGGTCGTCCTGGACGGCCTGGCCCTGCGCCTGCCCCGCGACGCGTCCTAG
- a CDS encoding molybdopterin oxidoreductase family protein, with amino-acid sequence MRTTSTPTHCPYCALQCGMALSPLPTGGVEVVERADFPVNRGALCGKGRTAAQVLSSRVRLTSPLVRSGDTLVPAGWDEALDRIAGELTRVRDVHGADALGVFGGGGLTNEKAYTLGKFARVVLGTSQIDYNGRFCMSSAAAAGIKAFGLDRGLPFPLEDIPRTGCVILVGSNLAETMPPSLRFFNELRENGGTLIVVDPRRTKTAEQADLHLAPRPGTDLALALGLLHLIVAEGRVDEEYVRERTVGWEDARAAAMAHWPEYVERITGVSVPQLRETVRLFCEPESAMVLTARGPEQQSKGTDTVGAWINLCLATGRAGRPLSGYGCLTGQGNGQGGREHGQKADQLPGYRKLDDPAARAHVAEVWGVDPDSLPGPGRSAYELLDALGTDIRSLLLMGSNPVVSAPRAAHVEERLKSLDFLAVCDVVLSETAELADVVLPVTQWAEETGTTTSLEGRVLLRRQAITAPEGVRSDLEVLHELAARLGVEKGFPTEPEEVFEELRRASAGGIADYSGISYARLAEGAGEGVFWPCPAEEETDAGGARYGADGADGAQAAGRPSGTPRLFLDRFATPDGRARFVPVTHRPAAEEPDDDYPVLLTTGRVVAQYQSGAQTRRVDELNAAAPGPFVELHPRLAARLGAAEGDPVAVVSRRGRAVAPARITTGIRPDTVFMPFHWPGEGRANTLTNPALDPTSRMPEFKVCAVRVEKVAAL; translated from the coding sequence ATGCGGACCACCTCGACACCCACCCACTGCCCGTACTGCGCCCTGCAGTGCGGGATGGCCCTGTCGCCCCTGCCCACGGGGGGTGTCGAGGTGGTCGAGCGCGCGGACTTCCCGGTGAACCGGGGCGCGCTGTGCGGCAAGGGACGTACGGCGGCTCAGGTGCTCTCGTCCCGGGTGCGGCTGACCTCCCCGTTGGTGCGGTCCGGCGACACGCTCGTGCCGGCCGGCTGGGACGAGGCGCTCGACCGGATCGCCGGGGAGCTGACGCGGGTGCGGGACGTGCACGGGGCCGACGCGCTCGGGGTGTTCGGCGGGGGCGGGCTGACGAACGAGAAGGCGTACACGCTCGGCAAGTTCGCGCGGGTCGTGCTCGGCACCTCGCAGATCGACTACAACGGGCGCTTCTGCATGTCGTCCGCGGCGGCGGCCGGCATCAAGGCGTTCGGCCTCGATCGGGGGCTGCCGTTCCCGCTGGAGGACATCCCGAGGACGGGGTGCGTGATCCTCGTCGGGTCGAACCTCGCGGAGACCATGCCGCCCTCCCTGCGGTTCTTCAACGAACTGCGGGAGAACGGCGGCACGTTGATCGTGGTCGACCCGCGCCGGACGAAGACCGCCGAGCAGGCCGACCTGCATCTCGCGCCCCGGCCCGGGACGGATCTCGCCCTCGCCCTCGGCCTGTTGCACCTGATCGTCGCCGAGGGGCGGGTCGACGAGGAGTACGTGCGGGAGCGGACCGTCGGCTGGGAGGACGCGCGGGCCGCGGCCATGGCGCACTGGCCGGAGTACGTGGAGCGGATCACGGGGGTGTCCGTTCCACAACTCCGGGAGACGGTGCGGCTGTTCTGCGAGCCCGAGAGCGCGATGGTGCTCACCGCGCGCGGGCCCGAGCAGCAGTCCAAGGGGACCGACACGGTCGGCGCCTGGATCAACCTGTGCCTGGCGACGGGCCGGGCGGGACGCCCGCTCAGCGGCTACGGCTGCCTCACCGGGCAGGGCAACGGGCAGGGCGGGCGCGAACACGGCCAGAAGGCCGACCAGTTGCCCGGCTACCGCAAGCTGGACGATCCGGCGGCCCGGGCGCACGTGGCCGAGGTGTGGGGCGTCGACCCCGACTCACTGCCCGGGCCGGGACGCAGCGCCTACGAGCTGCTGGACGCGCTGGGCACGGACATCCGCTCGCTGCTGCTGATGGGGTCCAACCCGGTGGTGTCCGCGCCGCGGGCGGCCCATGTCGAGGAACGCCTGAAGTCCCTTGATTTCCTTGCCGTCTGTGACGTCGTCCTGTCGGAGACGGCGGAACTCGCGGACGTCGTCCTGCCGGTCACCCAGTGGGCGGAGGAGACGGGGACGACGACCAGCCTGGAAGGGCGGGTGCTGCTGCGCCGGCAGGCGATCACCGCCCCGGAGGGCGTGCGCAGCGACCTGGAGGTGCTGCACGAGCTGGCGGCCCGGCTGGGCGTCGAGAAGGGCTTCCCGACCGAGCCCGAGGAGGTCTTCGAGGAGCTCCGGCGGGCCAGTGCGGGCGGCATCGCGGACTACTCCGGGATCAGCTACGCGCGGCTGGCGGAAGGAGCGGGCGAGGGCGTGTTCTGGCCCTGCCCGGCGGAGGAGGAGACAGACGCGGGCGGCGCGAGGTACGGGGCGGACGGGGCGGACGGGGCGCAGGCCGCGGGGAGGCCGTCCGGCACGCCCCGGCTCTTCCTCGACCGGTTCGCCACGCCGGACGGCCGGGCCCGGTTCGTGCCGGTCACGCACCGGCCGGCCGCCGAGGAACCGGACGACGACTACCCCGTGCTGCTCACCACCGGGCGGGTCGTGGCGCAGTACCAGTCCGGCGCGCAGACGCGGCGGGTGGACGAGCTGAACGCCGCCGCGCCCGGCCCGTTCGTCGAGCTGCACCCCCGCCTCGCGGCGCGGCTCGGGGCGGCCGAGGGCGACCCGGTGGCGGTCGTGTCCCGGCGGGGGCGCGCCGTCGCACCCGCCCGCATCACCACCGGAATCCGCCCGGACACCGTCTTCATGCCGTTCCACTGGCCGGGCGAGGGCCGCGCCAACACCCTCACCAACCCGGCGCTCGACCCGACCTCACGCATGCCGGAGTTCAAGGTGTGCGCGGTACGGGTGGAGAAGGTGGCGGCTCTCTAG
- a CDS encoding SanA/YdcF family protein — translation MNIRRPRLPRTRAGRRRLVQAVMAGCVLALLPSTWMWVTTTDRLGTTADAPRTDVAVVFGAGLWDGEPSPYLANRLNAAATLYREGRIKVVLVTGDNSRKDYDEPDAMRTYLTKHGVPDARIVSDYAGFDTWDSCVRAKKIFGVDRAVLISQGFHIRRAVALCEAAGVDSYGVGVAAKHDVTWYYGGAREVLAAGKAALDAVFEPDPRFLGPKEQGVTRALADGP, via the coding sequence ATGAACATCCGTCGACCGCGGCTGCCGCGCACCCGTGCGGGACGGCGCCGGCTGGTGCAGGCCGTGATGGCGGGGTGTGTGCTGGCGTTGCTGCCGTCCACCTGGATGTGGGTGACGACGACGGACCGGCTCGGTACGACGGCGGACGCGCCGCGCACCGACGTAGCCGTCGTGTTCGGCGCGGGTCTGTGGGACGGCGAGCCGTCGCCGTATCTCGCGAACCGGCTGAACGCGGCGGCCACGCTGTACCGGGAGGGCCGGATCAAGGTCGTGCTCGTGACGGGCGACAACAGCCGGAAGGACTACGACGAGCCCGACGCGATGCGCACGTACCTGACGAAGCACGGGGTGCCCGACGCGCGGATCGTCAGCGACTACGCCGGTTTCGACACCTGGGACTCCTGCGTCCGCGCCAAGAAGATCTTCGGCGTCGACCGGGCCGTGCTGATCAGCCAGGGGTTCCACATCCGGCGGGCCGTCGCCCTGTGCGAGGCGGCGGGCGTGGACTCGTACGGCGTCGGCGTCGCCGCGAAACACGACGTGACCTGGTACTACGGGGGTGCCCGGGAGGTCCTCGCGGCCGGCAAGGCGGCCCTGGACGCGGTGTTCGAGCCGGACCCCCGGTTCCTCGGGCCGAAGGAGCAGGGCGTGACGAGGGCGCTGGCCGACGGGCCGTAG
- a CDS encoding sirohydrochlorin chelatase: MSQPSLVHLDGRRRPGPPALVVVAHGSRDPRALSTVRTLLDRVREQRPGLPVHLGHIELNEPLLTDTLADLDAHDTTDAVLVPLLLARGYHVKRDIPEMAARARVRTRVAAPLGPHPLLVETLHTRLVEAGWRTDMTDAERRTSAVVLAAAGSRDPDSAVDTRRTAHLLAHRLGVPVIPAYASTATPTVDTAIRALAARGRDRVAIASYFTAPGRFATECARAAPWTASAPLGTHPAMADLLLHRYDQALEAGGKSNAA; the protein is encoded by the coding sequence ATGAGCCAGCCAAGCCTCGTCCACCTCGACGGCCGTCGGCGACCCGGCCCGCCCGCGCTGGTCGTCGTCGCCCACGGCAGCCGCGACCCGCGCGCCCTGAGCACCGTCCGCACGCTCCTGGACCGCGTCCGCGAGCAGCGTCCCGGCCTGCCGGTCCACCTCGGCCACATCGAGCTCAACGAGCCCCTGCTGACGGACACCCTCGCCGACCTCGACGCCCACGACACGACGGACGCCGTCCTGGTCCCGCTGCTGCTGGCCCGCGGCTACCACGTCAAGCGGGACATCCCCGAGATGGCGGCCAGGGCTCGGGTACGCACGCGCGTGGCGGCCCCGCTCGGCCCGCACCCCCTGCTGGTGGAGACGCTGCACACCCGTCTGGTCGAGGCGGGCTGGCGCACGGACATGACGGACGCGGAACGCCGGACGAGCGCGGTGGTCCTCGCGGCGGCCGGCTCCCGCGACCCCGACTCGGCCGTCGACACCCGCCGCACCGCCCACCTCCTGGCCCACCGCCTGGGCGTCCCGGTGATCCCCGCCTACGCCTCCACAGCGACCCCGACGGTCGACACGGCGATCCGGGCCCTGGCGGCGAGGGGCCGGGACCGGGTGGCGATCGCCTCCTACTTCACGGCCCCCGGCCGCTTCGCAACCGAGTGCGCGCGAGCAGCCCCCTGGACAGCGTCCGCCCCGCTGGGCACCCACCCCGCCATGGCCGACCTCCTTCTCCACCGCTACGACCAGGCACTGGAAGCGGGCGGCAAGAGCAACGCCGCCTGA
- a CDS encoding deoxyguanosinetriphosphate triphosphohydrolase, translating into MEGTAPLTAYDPTSTERWAPEPDKRPGRTAFQRDRARVLHSSALRRLAGKTQVVTPGERTEAWDATPRTRLTHSLECAQVGRELGAALGCDPDLVEAACLSHDLGHPPFGHNGEQALNDFAQDCGGFEGNAQSLRLLTRIEPKRFTAEGSVGLNLTRAALDAATKYPWPRGAHPTDPASRKFGVYEDDRPVFDWVRKEAPGTRTCFEAQVMDWADDVAYSVHDVEDGLHAGHIDPGCLHAEPERQEVFRVAVGRYVAEDTDPAELAAALDRLLDQEWWPHGYDGTAVAQAGLKDATSQLIGRFCLAAESATRARWGYLPGRSGTGGGGGRLTRYGAELVVPYETRLECAVLKAVADRYVMQRAEQERLRADQRVVISELAEALTARAPGGLDPQFRALFDRAADDRARKRVVVDQIASLTDASARSLHARLTGQTTP; encoded by the coding sequence ATGGAAGGCACCGCACCCCTCACCGCCTATGACCCGACGTCAACCGAACGCTGGGCTCCCGAGCCCGACAAGCGTCCGGGCCGTACCGCCTTCCAACGAGACCGCGCACGCGTCCTGCACTCCTCGGCGCTGAGAAGACTCGCCGGCAAGACCCAGGTGGTCACCCCGGGAGAGCGCACCGAGGCATGGGACGCCACGCCCCGCACCCGTCTCACCCACTCCCTGGAGTGCGCCCAGGTGGGCCGTGAGCTCGGCGCGGCCCTTGGCTGCGACCCCGACCTGGTCGAGGCGGCCTGTCTCTCCCACGACCTGGGTCACCCCCCGTTCGGCCACAACGGCGAACAGGCCCTGAACGACTTCGCGCAGGACTGCGGCGGCTTCGAGGGCAACGCCCAGTCACTGCGCCTCCTCACCCGTATCGAGCCCAAGCGCTTCACCGCCGAGGGCTCCGTCGGCCTCAACCTCACCCGGGCCGCCCTCGACGCCGCCACCAAGTACCCGTGGCCCCGGGGCGCCCACCCCACGGACCCCGCGTCCCGCAAATTCGGTGTGTACGAGGACGACCGGCCGGTCTTCGACTGGGTCCGCAAGGAGGCTCCGGGCACGCGCACATGCTTCGAGGCACAGGTCATGGACTGGGCGGACGACGTGGCGTACTCGGTGCACGACGTGGAGGACGGCCTGCACGCGGGACACATCGACCCGGGCTGCCTGCACGCCGAACCGGAACGCCAGGAGGTCTTCCGGGTCGCCGTCGGCCGCTACGTTGCGGAAGACACCGATCCGGCCGAACTCGCCGCCGCCCTGGACCGTCTCCTGGACCAGGAGTGGTGGCCGCACGGCTACGACGGCACGGCGGTCGCCCAGGCCGGCCTGAAGGACGCCACCAGCCAGCTCATCGGCCGCTTCTGCCTCGCCGCCGAGTCGGCCACCCGTGCGCGATGGGGGTACCTCCCAGGCCGTTCAGGCACTGGGGGAGGCGGGGGCCGCCTCACGCGTTACGGCGCCGAACTCGTCGTCCCGTACGAGACGCGCCTGGAGTGCGCGGTCCTCAAGGCGGTCGCCGACCGGTACGTCATGCAGCGGGCCGAGCAGGAGCGCCTGCGCGCCGACCAGCGTGTCGTCATCAGCGAACTCGCCGAGGCGCTCACCGCGCGCGCCCCGGGCGGCCTCGACCCCCAGTTCCGCGCGCTGTTCGACCGGGCCGCCGACGACCGGGCCCGCAAGCGGGTCGTCGTCGACCAGATCGCCTCCCTCACCGACGCCTCCGCCCGCTCGCTTCACGCCCGTCTGACGGGGCAGACGACACCCTGA
- a CDS encoding NAD(P)/FAD-dependent oxidoreductase, protein MVDADQTFVIVGGGLAGAKAAETLRAEGFTGRVILICDERDHPYERPPLSKGYLLGKETRESVFVHEPAWYAQNDIELHLGQTVDAIDRTAKTVRFGDDGTLVHYDKLLLATGAEPRRLDIPGTDLAGVHHLRRLAHAERLKGVLAALGRDNGHIVIAGGGWIGLEIAAAAREYGAEVTVVEPEPTPLHGVLGPELGGLFADLHREHGVRFHFGARLTEIVGQDGMVLAARTDDGEEHPAHDVLAAIGAAPRTGLAEAAGLTLADRAHGGGIAVDAQLRTSDPDIHAAGDVASFPHGLFDTRLRVEHWANALNGGPAAARAMLGKDVTYDRVPYFFSDQYDLGMEYSGWAPPGTYDEVVIRGDAGKREFIAFWVKEGRVLAGMNVNVWDVTEPIQKLITSRTPVNTEALADPHVPLEDLAS, encoded by the coding sequence GTGGTCGACGCGGATCAGACATTTGTCATCGTCGGAGGAGGCCTGGCCGGCGCGAAGGCGGCCGAGACGCTGAGGGCGGAGGGCTTCACCGGCCGCGTGATACTGATCTGCGACGAGCGCGACCACCCCTACGAGCGTCCGCCGCTCTCCAAGGGCTATCTGCTCGGCAAGGAGACGCGCGAGAGCGTCTTCGTGCACGAGCCCGCCTGGTACGCGCAGAACGACATCGAGCTGCACCTGGGCCAGACCGTCGACGCGATCGACCGCACCGCGAAGACGGTCCGCTTCGGTGACGACGGCACGCTCGTCCACTACGACAAGCTGCTCCTGGCCACCGGCGCCGAGCCGCGCAGGCTGGACATCCCCGGTACCGACCTGGCGGGCGTGCACCACCTGCGGCGGCTCGCGCACGCCGAGCGGCTCAAGGGCGTCCTGGCCGCCCTCGGCCGTGACAACGGCCACATCGTGATCGCCGGCGGCGGCTGGATCGGCCTGGAGATCGCGGCGGCGGCCCGTGAGTACGGCGCCGAGGTCACCGTCGTCGAACCGGAGCCGACCCCGCTGCACGGAGTGCTCGGCCCGGAACTGGGCGGCCTCTTCGCCGACCTGCACCGCGAGCATGGAGTCCGCTTCCACTTCGGCGCCCGGCTCACCGAGATCGTCGGCCAGGACGGCATGGTCCTCGCCGCCCGCACCGACGACGGCGAGGAGCACCCGGCGCACGACGTCCTCGCGGCGATCGGCGCGGCCCCCCGCACCGGCCTCGCGGAGGCGGCCGGCCTCACCCTCGCCGACCGCGCCCACGGCGGCGGCATCGCGGTGGACGCCCAGCTGCGCACCTCCGACCCCGACATCCACGCGGCCGGCGACGTCGCGTCCTTCCCGCACGGCCTCTTCGACACCCGGCTGCGTGTGGAGCACTGGGCCAACGCGCTGAACGGCGGTCCGGCCGCCGCCCGCGCGATGCTCGGCAAGGACGTCACCTACGACCGCGTGCCCTACTTCTTCTCCGACCAGTACGACCTGGGCATGGAGTACAGCGGGTGGGCGCCGCCGGGGACGTACGACGAGGTGGTGATCCGGGGCGACGCGGGCAAGCGGGAGTTCATCGCGTTCTGGGTCAAGGAGGGCCGCGTGCTGGCCGGGATGAACGTGAACGTGTGGGACGTCACAGAGCCGATCCAGAAGCTGATCACGTCGAGAACCCCGGTGAACACGGAGGCGTTGGCCGACCCGCACGTTCCCCTGGAGGACCTGGCCTCGTAG